Proteins encoded within one genomic window of Brachybacterium sp. P6-10-X1:
- the istB gene encoding IS21-like element helper ATPase IstB has translation MTEEAADAAIDQACRMLRMPTIRNSFTEYADRASREQMSYRGFLAELLLAECDDRARRRSERRVKAAKFPREKSLRAFDFDANPNIDPAVIHTLAKCDWVQKGQPLCLIGDSGTGKSHLLIALGTEAAMAGYRVKYTLATQLANELVEAADEMTLAKTIARYGRVDLLCIDELGYMQLDRRGAELLFQVLTEREEKASVAIASNESFGGWTKTFTDPRLCAAIVDRLTFGGTILETGTDSYRLAQATKQRTT, from the coding sequence ATGACCGAGGAAGCAGCCGACGCCGCGATCGACCAGGCGTGCAGGATGCTGAGGATGCCCACCATCCGCAACTCCTTCACCGAGTACGCCGACCGGGCCAGCCGGGAGCAGATGTCCTACCGCGGGTTCCTCGCCGAACTACTGCTCGCCGAGTGCGACGACCGCGCCCGACGCCGGTCCGAGCGCCGGGTCAAGGCGGCCAAGTTCCCCCGCGAGAAGTCGCTACGAGCTTTCGACTTCGACGCCAATCCCAACATCGACCCCGCCGTGATCCACACGCTCGCGAAGTGCGATTGGGTCCAGAAGGGACAGCCGCTCTGCCTGATCGGGGACTCCGGCACCGGCAAGTCTCATCTGCTCATCGCACTCGGCACCGAGGCCGCCATGGCCGGTTACCGGGTGAAGTACACCCTGGCCACCCAGCTCGCCAACGAGCTCGTCGAGGCCGCCGACGAGATGACGCTGGCGAAGACCATCGCCCGCTACGGCCGCGTCGACCTGCTGTGCATCGACGAACTCGGCTACATGCAACTCGACCGCCGCGGCGCGGAACTGCTCTTCCAGGTCCTCACCGAGCGCGAGGAGAAGGCCTCGGTCGCGATCGCCTCGAACGAGTCCTTCGGCGGCTGGACCAAGACCTTCACCGATCCTCGGCTATGTGCCGCCATCGTCGACCGGCTCACCTTCGGCGGCACCATCCTCGAGACCGGCACCGACTCGTACCGCCTGGCCCAAGCCACCAAGCAGCGGACGACCTGA
- a CDS encoding DUF4383 domain-containing protein, producing MSGHARVDELGGGGTHLVLWLYRLVFDKESMASCVRLNSADDWLHVVPGVSMIGPFFLLT from the coding sequence CTGAGCGGCCACGCGAGGGTCGACGAGCTAGGTGGCGGAGGTACCCACTTGGTGCTGTGGCTCTACCGTCTGGTCTTCGACAAGGAGTCGATGGCGAGCTGCGTTCGGCTGAACAGTGCTGACGACTGGCTGCACGTCGTACCCGGCGTGAGCATGATCGGACCATTTTTCCTTCTCACGTAG
- a CDS encoding acyl-CoA desaturase, whose protein sequence is MVADRYVESYRELSRAVHDAGLIRRRYGFYWTRIIGWVLALAALVVGVVLLGESWFQLLLAVTIGLVMAQLGFLSHEAAHREVFASRAANEWASRLISGLLMGVGYHWWMVKHNTHHAHPNQEGEDPDIASNTLAFTPDASDQRTGLRSALAARQGYFFVPLLFLEGLNLHVASLRSLLTAEDVQHRVVEFTLIITRFAAYLTLLFLVLPWGMALAFLGVQIGSFGLFLGGAFALNHIGMPTVPAGLHLDFLNRQVRMSRNITDGLLVRFLMGGLHYQIEHHLFPAAPRPALPALQTYVRDYCARLDIPYTQRSLTDASTTVVSYLNQVGLKHRDPYVCPLVRRYRG, encoded by the coding sequence ATGGTTGCTGACCGGTACGTGGAGTCCTACCGCGAGCTGAGCCGCGCGGTGCACGATGCGGGGCTAATACGTCGCCGCTACGGGTTCTACTGGACCCGGATCATCGGCTGGGTGCTGGCTCTGGCGGCGCTGGTGGTCGGCGTGGTCCTGCTGGGCGAGTCCTGGTTCCAGCTGCTTCTGGCCGTGACGATCGGGCTGGTGATGGCGCAGCTCGGTTTCCTGTCCCACGAGGCCGCGCATCGCGAGGTTTTCGCGTCCCGGGCCGCGAACGAGTGGGCCTCCCGACTGATCTCCGGCCTGCTCATGGGCGTCGGCTATCACTGGTGGATGGTCAAGCACAACACCCATCACGCGCATCCGAATCAGGAGGGCGAGGACCCGGACATCGCCTCCAACACGTTGGCCTTCACCCCCGACGCCAGTGATCAGCGCACCGGTCTGCGCTCCGCGCTGGCCGCGCGGCAGGGATACTTCTTCGTCCCCCTGCTGTTCCTTGAGGGCCTGAACCTGCACGTCGCCTCGCTGAGGTCGCTCCTCACTGCCGAGGATGTCCAGCACCGCGTCGTCGAGTTCACGCTGATCATCACCCGGTTCGCCGCGTACCTGACGCTGCTGTTCCTTGTTCTGCCCTGGGGTATGGCGCTCGCCTTCCTCGGGGTGCAGATCGGCTCCTTCGGGCTCTTCCTGGGCGGCGCGTTCGCGCTGAACCACATCGGCATGCCCACTGTCCCCGCCGGACTCCATCTCGACTTCCTGAACCGGCAGGTGCGGATGTCGCGCAACATCACGGACGGCCTCCTCGTGCGCTTCCTCATGGGCGGTCTGCACTACCAGATCGAGCACCATCTCTTCCCGGCCGCGCCCCGGCCCGCCCTCCCGGCACTGCAGACTTACGTGCGCGACTACTGCGCCCGACTCGACATCCCGTACACGCAGCGATCGTTGACCGACGCCTCGACCACGGTGGTGTCCTATCTCAACCAGGTCGGCCTCAAGCACCGCGACCCGTACGTCTGCCCACTCGTGCGGCGCTACCGCGGGTGA
- a CDS encoding ferredoxin, with amino-acid sequence MKITVHSAMCVASGNCSRVAPDVFQNREENGGFVELRDSNPPESEWDAAREAEYLCPSGTIQIENQPIPPRQ; translated from the coding sequence ATGAAAATCACCGTTCACTCTGCCATGTGCGTCGCATCCGGCAACTGCAGCCGAGTTGCTCCGGATGTCTTCCAGAACCGCGAGGAGAACGGCGGATTCGTCGAACTTCGGGATTCGAACCCGCCAGAGTCTGAATGGGACGCGGCCCGGGAGGCAGAGTATCTCTGCCCATCAGGGACGATCCAGATCGAGAACCAGCCGATCCCGCCGCGGCAGTGA
- a CDS encoding DJ-1/PfpI family protein, producing the protein MKYELWAFPAEDEAVTDAYERLLPQTESPRKLSDVLENDLGDGSDYAAVFIPGGHGAMINMADDPMIGETVAWFLKNDRVMITLCHGPAALLAAKDDNGNSRFAGYSICAFPDALDSGANVDIGYLPGPMTWLLSERLRERGVTVVNNAMTGAVHRDRLVVTGDSPLAGNALGNLAVETLAEAAQGGRT; encoded by the coding sequence ATGAAGTACGAGTTGTGGGCCTTCCCTGCCGAGGACGAGGCCGTCACGGACGCCTACGAGCGACTGCTGCCGCAGACCGAGAGCCCCAGGAAGCTCTCCGACGTGCTCGAGAACGACCTCGGTGACGGCAGCGACTACGCTGCGGTGTTCATCCCCGGCGGGCACGGCGCCATGATCAACATGGCCGATGATCCAATGATCGGCGAGACCGTCGCGTGGTTCCTCAAGAATGACCGCGTGATGATCACTCTGTGCCACGGCCCGGCCGCGCTGTTGGCCGCCAAGGATGACAACGGGAACTCACGGTTCGCCGGATACAGCATCTGCGCCTTCCCCGACGCGCTCGACTCCGGCGCCAACGTCGACATCGGCTACCTGCCCGGCCCGATGACCTGGCTGCTCTCCGAGCGGCTGCGCGAGCGCGGTGTGACCGTGGTCAACAACGCCATGACCGGGGCAGTGCACCGCGACCGCCTCGTAGTCACCGGTGACAGCCCCCTGGCTGGCAATGCCCTGGGCAATCTCGCGGTCGAAACCCTCGCGGAAGCGGCCCAGGGCGGCCGTACATGA
- a CDS encoding ISL3 family transposase, which yields MLNATFDDPDLTTFTRLAELGLVAVGQRITASRAVLECRLAEEDPWCRACGARATSRGSITRSLAHEPFGHRPTTLLLRIRRYRCDHCGNRWREDTTAAAPERAKLSRGGMRWALEALVVDHLTIARIAAGLGVAWHTANDAVLAEGQRLLIDDPTRFDAVRVIGVDEHVWRHTRRGDKYVTVIIDLTPARDKTGPARLLDMIPGRSKAAFKAWLQARPEEWKDRIEVVAMDGFTGFKTATGEALPGAVAVMDPFHVVRLAGDALDDCRRRVQQQLHQRRGRKHDPLYKSRRTLHTGTKLLTDRQCERLSALFEREKHVAVEVTWEIYQAMVAAYREPDRAKARVMMEKLIGALGKKVPDALPELAKLGRTLTKRAADVLAFFDRPGTSNGPTEAINGRLEHLRGSALGFRNLTHYIARGLLEAGGFRPLLHPQMR from the coding sequence ATGCTCAACGCTACCTTTGACGACCCCGATCTGACGACCTTCACGCGCCTGGCGGAGCTTGGCCTGGTCGCCGTGGGGCAGCGGATCACGGCCTCACGGGCGGTGCTCGAGTGCCGGCTCGCTGAGGAGGATCCGTGGTGCCGCGCCTGCGGGGCACGAGCGACCTCGCGGGGCTCGATCACCCGGTCCCTCGCTCACGAGCCGTTCGGTCACCGGCCCACCACGCTGCTGCTGCGGATCCGCCGGTACCGGTGTGATCACTGCGGGAACCGGTGGCGCGAGGACACCACCGCTGCGGCACCCGAGCGGGCGAAACTCTCTCGCGGCGGGATGCGCTGGGCGCTGGAAGCCCTGGTCGTCGATCACCTCACGATCGCGCGGATCGCCGCCGGGCTCGGGGTGGCCTGGCACACCGCCAACGACGCCGTCCTGGCCGAGGGCCAGCGGCTGCTGATCGATGACCCGACCCGCTTCGACGCCGTCCGCGTGATCGGGGTCGACGAGCACGTCTGGCGTCATACCCGGCGCGGCGACAAGTACGTCACCGTGATCATCGATCTCACCCCCGCCAGGGACAAGACCGGGCCGGCCAGGCTCCTGGACATGATCCCCGGCCGCTCCAAAGCCGCGTTCAAGGCCTGGCTCCAGGCGCGCCCCGAAGAGTGGAAGGACCGGATCGAGGTGGTCGCGATGGACGGTTTCACCGGCTTCAAGACCGCGACCGGCGAGGCGCTCCCGGGCGCGGTCGCGGTCATGGATCCCTTCCACGTCGTCCGCCTCGCCGGGGACGCGCTGGATGACTGCCGGCGACGCGTCCAGCAGCAGCTCCACCAGCGCCGAGGCCGCAAGCACGACCCCCTCTACAAGTCCCGCCGCACCCTCCACACCGGCACCAAGCTGCTCACCGATCGCCAATGCGAGCGCCTCAGCGCGCTGTTCGAGCGCGAGAAGCACGTCGCGGTCGAGGTGACCTGGGAGATCTACCAGGCCATGGTCGCCGCCTATCGAGAGCCCGACCGAGCGAAGGCCAGAGTGATGATGGAGAAGTTGATCGGGGCGCTTGGCAAGAAGGTCCCCGACGCCCTGCCCGAGCTGGCCAAGCTCGGCCGAACCCTGACGAAAAGGGCCGCGGACGTGCTGGCGTTCTTCGATCGGCCCGGCACCAGCAACGGCCCGACCGAGGCCATCAACGGCCGACTCGAACACCTCCGCGGCTCCGCCCTCGGGTTCCGCAACCTCACCCACTACATCGCCCGCGGCCTCCTCGAAGCAGGAGGCTTCAGACCCCTGCTACACCCTCAAATGCGATGA
- a CDS encoding helix-turn-helix transcriptional regulator: MSPRTQPQRDASASSYWKLRCIGAVVAIRRSELELDQADLAARLGVPTATVVAIEAGRYDPRLALIPRLETALAMTPGSIGGDPCPSASRPRQVGSR, translated from the coding sequence ATGAGCCCGCGCACGCAGCCGCAGCGAGACGCCAGTGCCTCGAGTTACTGGAAGCTGCGCTGCATCGGCGCTGTCGTCGCGATCCGCCGCAGCGAGCTCGAACTGGACCAGGCCGATCTCGCCGCACGCCTCGGCGTTCCGACCGCTACCGTCGTCGCCATCGAGGCGGGCAGGTACGACCCCAGACTGGCCCTCATCCCGCGCCTGGAGACCGCCCTGGCGATGACCCCCGGATCGATCGGCGGCGACCCCTGTCCATCGGCGTCCAGGCCACGACAAGTGGGGTCGCGATGA
- a CDS encoding M20/M25/M40 family metallo-hydrolase: MVDGTVNQNAELAALPAALEIAQDEVVDLCRTLVRFDTSNPTSNELEAARWVKDQLEDAGLDAELMESLPGRASVVSRVAGADPSRGALLLHAHLDVVPADASEWTHPPFGGVIDDGFLWGRGAIDMKDTVAVYLAVARHLGRTGVKPPRDLVFLFIADEEGGGSHGSKYLVQHRPDIFDGVTEAIGEGGGFSFPIDTDRRLYPIENAQRGQAWLRLTATGRAGHGSSPNAENAVTRIADAISTIGHHRFSYHLVDSVWGLADEYSRLRGMEFDPEDVGGSLHRLGPKGHELLDVIVRNSANPTMTEAGYQINVIPGRATAAIDGRFLPGQEEAFLEEIDSLLPEGVTREFVHRDVAMETPFEGKLVEAMQAAILAEDPGSSTSSYCNPGGTDAKAFADLDIRCFGFKALRLPHDLDYVRLFHGVDERVPLDGLTFGVRVVGRLVMSS; encoded by the coding sequence ATGGTTGATGGAACCGTGAATCAGAACGCTGAGCTCGCCGCACTCCCTGCGGCGCTGGAGATCGCTCAGGACGAGGTGGTGGACCTCTGCAGAACGCTGGTCCGCTTCGACACCTCCAACCCGACGAGCAACGAGCTCGAGGCAGCCCGGTGGGTCAAGGACCAGCTCGAAGACGCCGGGCTCGATGCCGAGCTGATGGAGTCCCTCCCCGGCCGAGCGAGCGTGGTCTCCAGGGTCGCAGGAGCGGACCCATCGCGGGGCGCCCTGCTGCTGCACGCGCATCTGGATGTCGTTCCCGCCGATGCTTCGGAATGGACCCACCCTCCTTTCGGCGGCGTCATCGACGACGGCTTCCTCTGGGGTCGCGGCGCGATCGACATGAAGGACACCGTCGCCGTGTACTTGGCCGTGGCTCGCCACCTGGGCCGCACAGGGGTGAAACCCCCGCGTGATCTCGTTTTCCTCTTCATCGCCGACGAAGAGGGCGGCGGGAGCCATGGCTCCAAATACCTCGTGCAACACAGGCCGGACATCTTCGACGGCGTCACCGAGGCGATCGGCGAGGGCGGCGGATTCTCGTTCCCCATCGACACCGACCGACGCCTCTACCCCATAGAGAATGCGCAGCGCGGTCAGGCATGGCTCCGGCTGACCGCGACAGGCCGGGCCGGACACGGGTCATCGCCGAACGCGGAAAATGCCGTGACGCGCATCGCGGACGCAATCAGCACAATCGGGCACCACCGCTTCTCGTACCATCTCGTCGACTCCGTCTGGGGCTTGGCGGACGAGTACTCGAGGCTCAGAGGAATGGAGTTCGATCCCGAGGACGTCGGAGGATCGTTGCATAGGCTCGGACCGAAGGGCCATGAGCTCCTGGACGTCATTGTCCGGAACTCCGCGAATCCCACGATGACCGAGGCCGGATATCAGATCAACGTGATCCCCGGCCGGGCCACTGCCGCCATCGACGGTCGATTCCTCCCCGGCCAGGAGGAGGCATTTCTCGAAGAGATCGACAGTCTCCTGCCGGAGGGCGTCACCCGGGAGTTCGTACACCGTGACGTCGCGATGGAAACACCATTCGAGGGCAAGCTCGTCGAGGCGATGCAAGCCGCGATCCTGGCGGAGGACCCAGGGTCATCCACCTCAAGCTATTGCAATCCGGGCGGGACAGATGCAAAAGCATTCGCTGATCTTGACATCCGTTGCTTTGGATTCAAGGCACTCCGACTACCTCACGACCTCGACTACGTGCGCCTGTTCCACGGGGTCGATGAGAGGGTGCCGCTTGACGGGCTCACCTTCGGAGTTCGTGTGGTCGGGCGACTCGTGATGTCTTCCTGA
- a CDS encoding cytosine permease, with protein sequence MATVGHDDFALSRVPRSERYGFVSVLLQWVGNSGSLSQFMLGAAIGLSLGFWQAAAAFTLGAVLLEIVIFFVGFAGQREGLSMVMLTRFTGFGRNGSALVSLVIAISLIGWFGVQNGIFGTSMNELVGGPVWMWCVISGVVLTALVIYGFKGMLWISRIAVPLFFGLIAYTVITTLSQHSLAELIAIPPPENELTIASAATIIAGGFMTGAIIAPDMTRFNSKGWHVAVQSGTSLVISEYLVGLTGVLLGHLVGTSDVTSIVLGTSGAVGLIIIVLATMKINDNNLYSGSLGIVNFAETVFGVRIHRGAVTIAFGILGTLLSAIGFLDYFTSFLSLLGVAIPPIGGIIVAEYYIVRRQTKALDETRASETLPRTIAGWVPGTLVVWLLAFGVGWVTQYFALGIPVINSLVTAMLLYLIASRAGLITSTGAVNMRPEHQSATTEDANDDAPTTTSKESRNG encoded by the coding sequence ATGGCAACAGTCGGACACGACGACTTCGCTCTCTCCCGCGTGCCACGTTCGGAACGGTACGGTTTCGTCTCCGTGCTTCTGCAGTGGGTCGGGAACTCCGGATCGCTCAGCCAGTTCATGCTCGGGGCCGCGATCGGGCTCAGCTTGGGATTCTGGCAAGCAGCGGCCGCCTTCACCCTTGGCGCCGTGCTGCTCGAGATCGTGATCTTCTTCGTAGGCTTCGCCGGCCAGCGCGAAGGTCTCTCCATGGTCATGCTCACCCGTTTCACCGGCTTCGGCCGCAATGGCAGCGCACTGGTGTCCCTCGTCATCGCGATCAGCTTGATCGGTTGGTTCGGAGTGCAGAACGGCATCTTCGGAACCTCGATGAACGAACTGGTCGGTGGCCCCGTCTGGATGTGGTGCGTGATCTCGGGCGTCGTCCTGACAGCCCTGGTCATCTACGGGTTCAAGGGAATGCTGTGGATCTCCCGGATCGCCGTCCCCCTATTCTTCGGCCTGATCGCATACACGGTCATCACCACCCTGTCCCAGCACTCGCTGGCCGAGCTGATCGCAATTCCCCCGCCTGAGAATGAACTGACCATCGCCTCTGCTGCGACGATCATCGCCGGCGGCTTCATGACCGGCGCCATCATCGCTCCCGACATGACCCGATTCAACAGCAAGGGATGGCACGTGGCCGTGCAGTCCGGAACGTCGCTGGTGATCTCGGAGTACCTCGTCGGTCTCACCGGCGTGCTCCTCGGTCACCTCGTCGGAACCTCGGACGTCACCAGCATCGTTCTGGGCACCAGCGGCGCCGTCGGACTGATCATCATCGTACTGGCGACCATGAAGATCAACGACAACAATCTGTACTCGGGGTCTCTCGGAATCGTCAACTTCGCCGAGACCGTCTTCGGCGTCCGGATCCATCGCGGAGCCGTCACCATCGCCTTCGGGATCCTCGGCACACTCCTCTCCGCAATCGGGTTCCTCGACTACTTCACAAGCTTCCTCAGCCTTCTCGGCGTCGCGATCCCTCCGATCGGAGGGATCATCGTCGCCGAGTACTACATCGTCCGGAGACAGACCAAGGCACTCGATGAGACACGAGCGAGCGAAACTCTGCCAAGAACCATCGCTGGATGGGTGCCCGGAACCCTCGTAGTGTGGCTGCTTGCTTTCGGCGTCGGCTGGGTCACCCAGTATTTCGCCTTGGGTATCCCGGTGATCAACTCGCTCGTGACCGCGATGCTCCTTTACCTCATCGCATCCCGAGCCGGCCTCATCACAAGCACGGGAGCGGTGAACATGAGGCCTGAACATCAGTCCGCAACCACCGAGGACGCTAACGATGACGCTCCGACCACGACGAGCAAGGAGTCGCGCAATGGTTGA
- a CDS encoding DUF1177 domain-containing protein gives MLRHVLEVLDVLDSPIADGPHVVTLLESILGADALSESAERPAVETRRVAGDRGRTDFVTVTVPGRNGRIAGGVAPTLGIIGRLGGIGARPDVVGFVSDGDGAAAALSAAAYLLRMWRHGDRLDGDVIISTHVCPDAPTLPHHPVPFMDSPVDIATMNRHEVRPEMDAVISIDTTKGNRLINHRGIALSPPVRQGYILPIPDDLLRIQEVVTGAAAVTFPLTTQDITPYGNGLRHINSILQPATATDAPVVGLAITSAALVPGSASGASHESDIALAARFAVEVAKEFGNGSASLHDAEEFERVVALYGSHAHLQTPGLTHQTTVRDTLEVH, from the coding sequence ATGCTTCGCCATGTCCTCGAGGTCCTTGACGTCCTCGATTCCCCAATCGCCGACGGTCCGCACGTGGTCACCCTGCTCGAAAGCATTCTCGGTGCAGACGCATTGTCGGAGAGCGCCGAGCGTCCCGCAGTGGAGACGCGCCGGGTGGCGGGAGATCGCGGCCGAACCGACTTCGTCACCGTGACCGTTCCTGGGCGCAATGGCCGCATCGCCGGCGGCGTCGCCCCGACACTTGGGATCATCGGCCGGTTGGGAGGAATCGGCGCACGCCCGGACGTGGTCGGGTTCGTCTCCGACGGTGACGGTGCGGCCGCCGCGCTGTCCGCCGCCGCCTACCTGCTCCGCATGTGGCGACATGGCGACAGGCTCGACGGAGATGTCATCATCTCCACCCACGTCTGCCCCGATGCGCCCACGCTCCCGCACCACCCCGTCCCCTTCATGGACTCCCCTGTGGATATCGCAACCATGAACCGACACGAGGTACGGCCCGAGATGGATGCCGTCATCTCGATCGACACCACCAAAGGGAATCGACTGATCAACCATCGCGGGATCGCGCTATCCCCTCCCGTTCGCCAGGGCTACATCCTCCCGATCCCCGATGATCTTCTGCGCATCCAGGAAGTCGTCACCGGGGCGGCAGCGGTCACCTTCCCTCTCACCACGCAGGACATCACTCCTTACGGCAATGGGCTGCGCCACATCAACTCGATCCTGCAACCAGCGACCGCAACCGACGCCCCGGTCGTGGGGCTAGCGATCACCTCGGCAGCATTGGTGCCCGGCAGTGCCTCCGGGGCGAGCCACGAGAGCGATATCGCCCTGGCAGCGCGGTTCGCCGTGGAGGTCGCCAAGGAGTTCGGAAACGGTTCCGCCTCCCTGCACGACGCCGAAGAGTTCGAACGCGTCGTCGCCCTCTACGGTTCGCACGCCCATCTGCAGACCCCGGGCCTCACTCATCAGACCACCGTGCGCGACACCCTGGAGGTGCACTGA
- a CDS encoding IclR family transcriptional regulator produces the protein MPDVPERPGCADATTPPGLLQTVDRALQVLLATDRDHEGWSVSEVSREFGFSTSIAHRLLATLAHRGFLTADTATRRYRIGPSAMTVGRIWSGSQSLRLLVQPVLRILADTTSLAAIFAVPDAFHMRAIAAETGAQGPLRKYPLVGELFPAHAGATSKAYYANLPDVERRRIFAERPMARFTRATTVDPAVLEHQFEQVRRRGYAVSSGEYDVGVSTVAMAIRVSDMPFASLSLGGHEDHFGDVPSLVHVLDDARREIELKLGGRSR, from the coding sequence ATGCCGGACGTTCCGGAGCGCCCTGGCTGCGCGGACGCGACGACTCCGCCGGGGCTTCTGCAAACGGTCGACCGCGCGTTGCAGGTCCTGCTGGCAACAGACCGGGACCATGAGGGTTGGAGCGTCTCGGAGGTGTCGCGTGAGTTCGGATTCTCGACATCCATCGCTCACCGCCTCCTCGCGACATTGGCCCATCGCGGCTTCCTGACCGCCGATACGGCGACGCGCAGATACCGGATCGGGCCGTCGGCGATGACCGTGGGCCGCATCTGGTCAGGCTCGCAGTCGCTGCGTCTGCTCGTGCAGCCGGTGCTGAGAATCCTCGCTGACACCACCAGCCTGGCCGCGATCTTCGCGGTACCGGATGCCTTCCACATGCGGGCGATCGCCGCTGAGACCGGAGCGCAGGGCCCATTGCGGAAGTACCCTCTCGTCGGCGAACTCTTTCCTGCGCATGCGGGCGCCACGAGCAAGGCGTACTACGCCAACCTTCCCGACGTGGAGCGTCGTCGGATCTTCGCCGAGCGCCCGATGGCACGCTTCACGCGCGCGACAACGGTCGACCCCGCGGTTCTGGAGCATCAGTTCGAGCAGGTCCGACGACGGGGGTACGCCGTGAGCTCCGGCGAGTACGACGTAGGTGTCTCGACGGTCGCGATGGCCATCAGGGTGAGCGACATGCCGTTCGCGAGCCTGAGCCTCGGGGGCCACGAGGACCACTTCGGGGATGTTCCGTCTCTGGTCCATGTTCTCGACGATGCTCGTCGCGAGATCGAGCTGAAGCTGGGTGGCCGCTCCCGATGA
- a CDS encoding sulfatase — MRPNIIYLNSHDTGRYVRPYGYPVATPRLQQLAEEGVVFRRAFSASPTCSPSRAALLTGRYPHEVGMLGLSHRGFSLIDHHQHLSHVLRTAGYRTVLAGLQHVADDPTKLGYDEILPVPSHSAGDVAPAAADFLASAHEQPFYLEVGFFETHRPYPTPEPVDDPRYLQPPAPVPDSIETREDMARYSSSVRRLDDGVGQVLDALERAGIADNTLVICTTDHGLAFPNMKCTLSDDGIGVMLMMRGPGGFTGGSVSDALVSQLDLFPTVCELAGISPSEGLRGRSLLTLMDGSEGHLHDAVYAELNYHVDYQPQRCVRTDRYKYIRSFRQLDHRILEHTDEGASKQYLAARGWGGQGQAPEMMFDLLLDPHEANNLVSDCEHSDTVKGMRARLESWMRVTDDPVLRGPVPAPPGANVKGAP; from the coding sequence TTGCGCCCGAACATCATCTACCTGAACTCCCACGACACGGGGCGCTACGTGAGGCCCTACGGATATCCGGTGGCGACGCCGCGCCTGCAGCAGCTCGCGGAGGAGGGCGTGGTCTTCCGGCGCGCATTCTCCGCATCACCGACCTGCTCCCCGAGCCGAGCGGCTCTCTTGACGGGGCGGTACCCGCATGAGGTTGGGATGCTCGGACTCAGTCATCGCGGATTCTCTCTGATCGATCACCATCAGCATCTGAGTCATGTCCTGCGAACGGCCGGATACCGCACAGTACTCGCAGGATTGCAGCACGTGGCCGACGACCCGACGAAGCTCGGATACGACGAGATTCTCCCCGTACCGAGCCACTCGGCAGGGGACGTCGCACCCGCCGCTGCAGATTTCCTGGCCTCGGCGCACGAACAGCCTTTCTATCTCGAGGTCGGCTTCTTCGAGACCCATCGCCCCTATCCGACTCCTGAACCGGTGGACGATCCTCGGTACCTCCAGCCGCCAGCGCCGGTTCCGGATTCGATAGAGACTCGTGAAGACATGGCGAGATACTCGTCGAGCGTCCGACGGCTCGATGACGGGGTCGGTCAGGTGCTCGACGCGTTGGAGCGAGCGGGCATTGCGGACAACACGCTCGTCATCTGCACCACCGATCACGGCCTGGCCTTCCCGAACATGAAGTGCACGCTCTCGGACGACGGGATCGGTGTGATGCTGATGATGCGCGGTCCAGGTGGCTTCACCGGTGGCTCCGTGAGTGATGCGCTGGTCAGTCAGCTCGACCTGTTCCCCACAGTTTGCGAGCTCGCGGGTATAAGCCCCTCGGAAGGCCTGCGCGGGCGATCGCTGCTGACTCTGATGGATGGCAGTGAGGGCCATCTGCACGACGCCGTCTATGCCGAGCTCAATTACCACGTGGACTATCAGCCGCAGCGCTGCGTCCGCACCGACCGGTACAAGTACATTCGCTCGTTCCGGCAGCTGGACCACCGGATCCTCGAGCACACCGACGAGGGTGCCAGCAAGCAGTACCTCGCCGCCCGCGGTTGGGGCGGCCAGGGCCAAGCACCCGAGATGATGTTCGACCTCCTGCTCGACCCGCACGAGGCCAACAATCTCGTCTCCGACTGCGAGCATTCGGACACGGTGAAAGGCATGCGGGCACGATTGGAATCGTGGATGCGCGTGACTGACGACCCCGTGTTGCGTGGGCCGGTCCCGGCGCCACCAGGGGCGAACGTTAAAGGAGCGCCATGA